From a region of the Halolamina sp. CBA1230 genome:
- a CDS encoding bifunctional UDP-sugar hydrolase/5'-nucleotidase, translated as MVRLLHYSDIENLYDDAERAGRFAGRLRELDGDDALVVGTGDNSAPGVVSLAASGRQVLDFADAADTVADTFGNHDFDYGPDTTRQIVADSAFTWVSANARDEDGERFGADEGVVPWTIEAADGERVGFFGLTDPATDSINPAAAPLTFTDPYEAAEEAVDELRAAGVDYVVALSHLGGGDDELARRVDVDAVLGGHVHSVRTEYVDGTLCTRPGVNGHEFVEVELGANSPAGGAGDGVSDARGDGGSAASARVIDPSDGPVHEELTDALRRRREAAGLNETVATVDEPLERTDETTFGGESRIGNFVADAYRTAADADVGLQNGGGIREGPPLQGEVTLADLVSVLPFEEPVVVVELTGRELLEAFSEADGAELQFGEPHWWHAHLSGASLRWDDEAGELLDAHVDGEPIDPDRRYTVATAEYLLHSDHEFPTIEQRHRAGEVGIQHDVLAEHARNGGLDVAVEGRVTFDS; from the coding sequence ATGGTTCGTCTCCTCCACTACTCAGATATCGAGAACCTCTACGACGACGCCGAGCGGGCAGGCCGGTTCGCCGGCCGCCTGCGCGAACTCGACGGCGACGACGCGCTCGTGGTCGGCACCGGCGACAACAGCGCGCCCGGCGTGGTGTCGCTGGCCGCGAGCGGGCGGCAGGTGCTCGACTTCGCCGACGCGGCCGACACCGTCGCGGACACGTTCGGCAACCACGACTTCGACTACGGCCCCGACACGACCCGGCAGATCGTCGCCGACAGCGCCTTCACGTGGGTCAGCGCCAACGCCCGCGACGAGGACGGCGAGCGTTTCGGCGCCGACGAGGGCGTGGTCCCGTGGACGATCGAGGCGGCCGACGGCGAACGCGTCGGCTTCTTCGGCCTGACCGACCCTGCGACCGACTCGATCAACCCCGCCGCGGCGCCGCTCACCTTCACCGACCCGTACGAGGCTGCCGAGGAAGCGGTCGACGAACTCCGCGCGGCGGGGGTCGACTACGTGGTCGCGCTTTCGCATCTCGGCGGCGGCGACGACGAACTCGCCCGCCGGGTCGACGTCGACGCGGTTCTCGGCGGCCACGTCCACAGCGTCCGCACCGAGTACGTCGACGGGACGCTCTGCACCCGCCCGGGCGTGAACGGCCACGAGTTCGTCGAGGTCGAACTCGGGGCGAACTCGCCGGCGGGCGGCGCCGGCGATGGAGTCTCGGACGCACGGGGCGACGGCGGCAGCGCCGCGAGCGCGCGCGTGATCGATCCCAGTGACGGTCCCGTCCACGAGGAACTGACCGACGCGCTCCGGCGGCGCCGCGAGGCGGCCGGCCTGAACGAGACGGTCGCGACCGTCGACGAGCCGCTCGAACGCACCGACGAGACGACGTTCGGCGGCGAGTCCCGGATCGGCAACTTCGTTGCCGACGCCTACCGTACCGCGGCCGACGCCGACGTGGGGCTCCAGAACGGCGGCGGGATCCGTGAGGGGCCGCCACTCCAAGGGGAGGTAACGCTCGCGGATCTGGTGAGCGTGCTCCCCTTCGAGGAGCCCGTGGTCGTCGTCGAGCTCACGGGCCGGGAGCTGCTCGAAGCGTTCAGCGAGGCCGACGGCGCCGAACTCCAGTTCGGCGAACCCCACTGGTGGCACGCCCACCTCAGCGGCGCCAGCCTGCGCTGGGACGACGAGGCGGGCGAACTGCTCGACGCCCACGTCGACGGCGAGCCGATCGACCCCGACCGGCGCTACACCGTCGCGACCGCGGAGTACCTGCTCCACTCCGACCACGAGTTCCCGACGATCGAGCAGCGCCACCGCGCGGGCGAGGTCGGGATCCAGCACGACGTGCTCGCCGAGCACGCCCGCAACGGCGGCCTCGACGTCGCGGTCGAGGGGCGCGTGACGTTCGACTCCTGA
- a CDS encoding dodecin has translation MVHKKITLIGSSSESFDDAADNAIDRAEDTLDNVKWAEVQELGVEVASVDDREYQVEVEVAFQLQD, from the coding sequence ATGGTCCACAAGAAGATCACCCTGATCGGATCGAGCAGCGAGAGCTTCGACGACGCGGCCGACAACGCGATCGACCGCGCGGAGGACACGCTGGACAACGTGAAGTGGGCTGAAGTGCAGGAGCTCGGCGTCGAGGTCGCGAGCGTCGATGACCGGGAGTACCAGGTCGAGGTCGAGGTCGCGTTCCAACTCCAGGACTGA
- a CDS encoding DUF5518 domain-containing protein: protein METDNSYVNALIGAAVTVVLSFLGLSPLLGGAAAGYLERRDGGRVGALAGLFAALPMAGVVVLLGGFLFALLGFGDAFAGGIAFLLLGVLFVVVYTVALSTVGGIVGVYLAEELRD, encoded by the coding sequence ATGGAAACCGACAACAGCTACGTCAACGCCCTGATCGGGGCCGCCGTGACCGTGGTCCTCTCGTTCCTCGGGCTCTCGCCGCTGCTGGGCGGCGCGGCCGCGGGCTACCTCGAACGTCGGGACGGCGGGCGCGTCGGCGCGCTCGCGGGCCTGTTCGCCGCGCTCCCGATGGCGGGTGTGGTGGTACTACTCGGCGGGTTCCTCTTCGCCTTGCTCGGATTCGGCGACGCGTTCGCCGGCGGCATCGCGTTCCTGCTGCTAGGGGTGCTGTTCGTCGTCGTCTACACCGTCGCGCTCTCGACGGTCGGCGGCATCGTCGGCGTCTACCTCGCCGAGGAACTCCGCGACTGA
- a CDS encoding elongation factor 1-beta, with amino-acid sequence MGDVAAKIKVMPESPELDLDELEDRLEDALPEGAEIRGFQREDVAFGLTALLPTVVVPDDAGGTEAVEEAFRDVEGVESIDVDSVGRL; translated from the coding sequence ATGGGCGACGTCGCCGCCAAGATCAAGGTGATGCCGGAGAGCCCCGAGCTCGACCTCGACGAGCTCGAGGACCGGCTCGAGGACGCGCTGCCCGAGGGCGCCGAGATCCGCGGGTTCCAGCGCGAGGACGTCGCGTTCGGCCTCACCGCGCTGCTCCCGACGGTCGTCGTCCCCGACGACGCCGGCGGCACCGAGGCCGTCGAGGAGGCGTTCCGCGACGTCGAGGGCGTCGAGAGCATCGACGTCGACTCGGTCGGCCGCCTGTAA
- a CDS encoding HVO_2753 family zinc finger protein: MSEAETRQERSCVSCGISVTGTNAARFKCPDCGTVIFRCAKCRKQSNLYECPDCGFRGP, translated from the coding sequence ATGAGCGAAGCAGAAACGAGACAGGAGCGCTCCTGTGTCTCCTGTGGGATCTCCGTCACGGGGACCAACGCCGCCCGGTTCAAATGTCCCGACTGTGGCACCGTCATCTTCCGGTGTGCGAAGTGTCGCAAGCAGAGCAACCTCTACGAGTGCCCGGACTGCGGGTTCAGGGGGCCGTAA
- a CDS encoding DUF2238 domain-containing protein gives MKLRDRLGLTKRHQRIAAQAMQYGLFGMIAVGFYEGSVGVMVNAGVGFVITYVPALLERDYDIQLDPALVLWITLAVFLHGFGTVGLPGAEAHPYSSIWWWDHMTHMFSASLVAGAGYVTVRALDEHTDAVRFPPRFTVVFILLFTMSFGVFWEVIEFAIALAAEATGAPRVLTQYGLEDTMKDLLFDTLGGIVVGLWGTAYLTGLTESLTERLGASRETE, from the coding sequence GTGAAGCTCCGCGACCGACTCGGGCTGACCAAGCGTCACCAGCGGATCGCCGCCCAGGCGATGCAGTACGGCCTGTTCGGCATGATCGCCGTCGGCTTCTACGAGGGGAGCGTCGGCGTGATGGTCAACGCCGGCGTCGGCTTCGTGATCACGTACGTGCCGGCGCTGCTGGAGCGTGACTACGACATCCAGCTCGACCCGGCGCTTGTGCTCTGGATCACGCTCGCGGTGTTCCTCCACGGGTTCGGCACGGTCGGCCTCCCCGGCGCCGAGGCCCACCCGTACAGCTCGATCTGGTGGTGGGACCACATGACGCATATGTTCTCGGCCAGCCTGGTCGCCGGCGCGGGGTACGTCACCGTCCGCGCGCTCGACGAACACACCGACGCCGTCCGGTTCCCGCCGCGGTTCACCGTCGTGTTCATCCTGCTGTTCACCATGTCGTTCGGCGTGTTCTGGGAGGTGATCGAGTTCGCCATCGCGCTGGCTGCCGAGGCGACGGGCGCGCCGCGGGTGCTCACCCAGTACGGGCTGGAGGACACGATGAAGGACCTGCTGTTCGACACGCTGGGCGGCATCGTCGTCGGGCTCTGGGGGACGGCGTACCTCACCGGCCTCACCGAGTCGCTGACCGAACGGCTCGGCGCGAGCAGGGAGACGGAGTAG
- a CDS encoding 50S ribosomal protein L11 translates to MAGTIEVLVAGGEADPGPPLGPELGPTPVDVQAVVQEINEETDAFDGMEVPVTIDYEDDGSFSIEVGVPPTAELVKDEAGFDTGSGEPQEDFVANLTADQLRKIAEQKSSDLLAYDTKNAAKEVAGTCVSLGVTIEGEDARTFKERIDAGEYDEQFAEA, encoded by the coding sequence ATGGCTGGAACCATCGAAGTGCTCGTCGCGGGCGGCGAGGCCGACCCTGGCCCGCCGCTCGGCCCCGAGCTGGGTCCGACACCCGTCGACGTGCAGGCGGTCGTGCAGGAGATCAACGAGGAGACCGACGCGTTCGACGGGATGGAGGTCCCCGTCACCATCGACTACGAGGACGACGGCTCGTTCTCGATCGAGGTCGGTGTCCCGCCGACGGCGGAGCTCGTCAAGGACGAGGCCGGCTTCGACACCGGCTCCGGCGAGCCCCAGGAGGATTTCGTCGCGAACCTGACCGCCGATCAGCTCCGAAAGATCGCCGAGCAGAAGTCCTCGGACCTGCTCGCCTACGACACCAAGAACGCGGCCAAGGAGGTCGCGGGCACGTGTGTCTCGCTGGGCGTCACCATCGAGGGCGAGGACGCCCGGACGTTCAAGGAGCGCATCGACGCCGGCGAGTACGACGAGCAGTTCGCCGAAGCGTAA
- a CDS encoding CrcB family protein, giving the protein MAARARTIALVAGGGFAGANARWLLAVALPALGGTLAANVLGAFALGAVVATVAAGRLTPATRAALATGFLSSFTTYSTFAVESALAGSPALVVGNVLANYALGFAAAGVGLAAGRRLVGGENA; this is encoded by the coding sequence ATGGCCGCCCGCGCCCGGACGATCGCGCTCGTCGCCGGTGGAGGGTTCGCCGGCGCGAACGCGCGCTGGCTGCTCGCCGTCGCCCTCCCGGCACTGGGCGGCACGCTCGCGGCGAACGTCCTCGGCGCGTTCGCGCTCGGCGCCGTCGTCGCCACCGTCGCCGCGGGCCGCCTGACGCCCGCTACCCGCGCCGCGCTCGCGACGGGGTTTCTCTCGTCGTTCACCACGTACTCGACGTTCGCCGTCGAGTCCGCTCTCGCGGGCAGCCCCGCGCTCGTCGTCGGGAACGTGCTCGCGAACTACGCGCTGGGCTTTGCGGCCGCCGGGGTCGGACTGGCGGCCGGTCGCCGCCTCGTCGGGGGTGAGAACGCGTGA
- a CDS encoding CrcB family protein has product MIASAPILVGLGGAVGAVLRYAAGELLADADAPFPASTLAVNTLGTFALGLLTFAGAGDEALLLLGTGTCGAFTTFSSFSVETVRAWEGGDRAVAAGYAGGTLVLAGVALGIAWLLVG; this is encoded by the coding sequence GTGATCGCATCCGCGCCGATTCTCGTCGGTCTCGGCGGCGCCGTCGGCGCCGTCCTCCGATACGCGGCGGGTGAACTGCTCGCCGACGCCGACGCACCGTTCCCGGCGTCGACGCTCGCGGTCAACACGCTGGGGACGTTCGCGCTCGGCCTGCTCACGTTCGCCGGGGCGGGCGACGAGGCGCTGCTCCTGCTCGGCACCGGAACCTGCGGCGCGTTCACGACGTTCTCCTCCTTTTCGGTGGAGACGGTGCGGGCGTGGGAGGGGGGAGACCGGGCGGTCGCGGCCGGCTACGCGGGCGGAACGTTGGTGCTCGCGGGCGTCGCACTCGGGATCGCGTGGCTGCTCGTCGGCTGA
- a CDS encoding BCCT family transporter, translating into MADGDEQGGLTEGLQTELFHPESEREPGDTNIQKWGFDVHPVVFPVALLIIALFVGATLVLGDQAATVYMAVRKFFENTFDWFFLLSVNVFIGALLFFAFSKYGQIRIGGVEAEKEFSDFAWMAMLFSAGMGIGLMFFSVSEPLNYFSATPGFYGTQSGTGEAGVAAMTQTFFHWGFHPWAVYGLVGLGLAFFSFNRGLPLTFRSIFWPLLGERIYGWPGHLIDLVTVFATLFGLATSLGLGVKQINTGLAYILGDVLGVASVPTGTGPQIFLIVAITAIATASVAAGLEGGVKRLSTLNVYLMLALLGFVLLVGPTVYILGAWVQGLGSYLGSLPRLAFFTGALGGGQSTVNTWTVFYWAWWIAWSPFVGTFIARISKGRTIREFVVGVLVIPSVFSTLWLATFGGSALFNSLQGNGAVLAAYDQAGQTVAMFALLEQFPFGAISGLFAVLLVVTFFVTSSDSGSLVVDHLTSGGKRDVPKIQRIFWASAEGGVAALLLYGGGLNALQTAAIATGFPFAIVLVVMCYTLYLGLDKEYELLQSEEFVNRVQEITDEDVTESEVDVDTSRSEVVTDIQRSSSDGDD; encoded by the coding sequence ATGGCTGACGGCGACGAGCAGGGTGGACTGACCGAGGGGCTCCAGACGGAGCTGTTCCACCCCGAGTCCGAGCGCGAACCGGGTGACACGAACATCCAGAAGTGGGGGTTCGACGTCCATCCGGTCGTCTTCCCGGTCGCCCTCCTGATCATCGCGCTGTTCGTCGGCGCCACGCTGGTCCTCGGCGACCAGGCGGCGACGGTGTACATGGCGGTCCGGAAGTTCTTCGAGAACACGTTCGACTGGTTCTTCCTGCTCTCGGTGAACGTGTTCATCGGGGCGCTGCTCTTCTTCGCGTTCAGCAAGTACGGGCAGATCCGGATCGGCGGCGTCGAGGCCGAGAAGGAGTTCAGCGACTTCGCCTGGATGGCGATGCTGTTCAGCGCCGGCATGGGCATCGGGCTGATGTTCTTCAGCGTCTCCGAACCCCTGAACTACTTCTCGGCCACCCCCGGGTTCTACGGCACCCAGTCGGGGACCGGGGAGGCCGGCGTCGCCGCGATGACACAGACGTTCTTCCACTGGGGGTTCCACCCGTGGGCGGTCTACGGGCTGGTCGGCCTCGGGCTGGCGTTCTTCTCGTTCAACCGGGGCCTCCCCCTGACCTTCCGGTCGATATTCTGGCCGCTGCTCGGCGAACGCATCTACGGCTGGCCCGGCCACCTCATCGACCTCGTGACGGTGTTCGCGACGCTGTTCGGCCTCGCGACATCGCTGGGCCTCGGCGTCAAACAGATCAACACCGGACTGGCGTACATCCTCGGTGACGTACTGGGCGTCGCGAGCGTCCCGACGGGCACGGGCCCACAGATATTCCTCATCGTCGCCATCACCGCCATCGCGACGGCCTCCGTCGCCGCCGGCCTGGAGGGCGGCGTCAAACGCCTGAGCACGCTGAACGTCTACCTGATGCTCGCGCTGCTCGGGTTCGTGCTCCTCGTCGGGCCGACCGTCTACATCCTCGGCGCCTGGGTGCAGGGGCTCGGGTCGTACCTCGGATCCCTCCCGCGACTCGCGTTCTTCACGGGCGCGCTCGGGGGCGGCCAGTCGACGGTCAACACCTGGACGGTGTTCTACTGGGCGTGGTGGATCGCGTGGTCGCCGTTCGTCGGGACGTTCATCGCGCGCATCTCGAAGGGACGGACCATCCGGGAGTTCGTCGTCGGCGTGCTCGTCATCCCGTCCGTGTTCTCCACGCTGTGGCTGGCGACCTTCGGCGGGAGCGCGCTGTTCAACTCCCTGCAGGGCAACGGCGCGGTGCTCGCGGCCTACGACCAGGCCGGCCAGACCGTCGCGATGTTCGCCCTGCTCGAGCAGTTCCCGTTCGGCGCTATCTCCGGGCTGTTCGCCGTCCTGCTCGTGGTCACGTTCTTCGTCACGTCCTCTGACTCGGGGTCGCTTGTCGTCGACCACCTGACCTCGGGGGGCAAACGCGACGTGCCGAAGATCCAGCGCATCTTCTGGGCGTCCGCCGAGGGCGGCGTCGCCGCCCTGCTGCTGTACGGCGGCGGCCTCAACGCGTTGCAGACGGCCGCCATCGCGACCGGCTTCCCGTTCGCCATCGTCCTCGTCGTGATGTGTTACACGCTCTACCTCGGCCTCGACAAGGAGTACGAACTCCTGCAGTCGGAGGAGTTCGTCAACCGCGTACAGGAGATCACCGACGAGGACGTCACCGAGTCGGAGGTCGACGTGGACACCTCCCGGTCGGAGGTCGTGACCGACATCCAGCGGAGTTCGTCGGACGGGGACGACTGA
- a CDS encoding M20/M25/M40 family metallo-hydrolase, whose translation MDDSQRAFLDELLTTPSPSGFETRGQRVWVDYVSEFADRVETDAYGNAVAVHEGDPTVDTEFAVGGHADEIGFIVRDIVDDGFLRIARVGGSDRTVSKGQHVTVHADHGPVQGVIGQTAIHLRQGDEEYEDISEQFVDVGVAGEEDAEELVSVGDPVTFSSGIQELANGRIAARGVDNRAGTWVAAETLRRAANAGADATVYAVSTVQEEVGLKGARMIGFDVDPDAYVAVDVTHATDNPDVAGSARGPVELGEGPVVGRGSANHPTLVELARESGDADGVDHQLQAAGSRTGTDADGVFTQKSGVPSLNVGIPNRYMHTPVEVVDLADLDAVAALCAGMAERAGEHAPFSVAI comes from the coding sequence ATGGACGACAGCCAGCGGGCGTTCCTCGACGAACTGCTCACCACCCCGAGCCCCTCAGGGTTCGAGACGCGCGGCCAGCGGGTCTGGGTCGACTACGTTTCCGAGTTCGCTGACCGCGTCGAGACCGACGCGTACGGCAACGCGGTCGCGGTCCACGAGGGCGACCCGACGGTCGACACCGAGTTCGCGGTCGGCGGCCATGCCGACGAGATCGGCTTCATCGTCCGGGACATCGTCGACGACGGGTTCCTCCGAATCGCCCGCGTCGGCGGCTCGGACCGCACGGTCTCGAAGGGGCAACACGTCACGGTTCACGCCGACCACGGGCCCGTGCAGGGCGTGATCGGCCAGACCGCGATCCACCTGCGCCAGGGCGACGAGGAGTACGAGGACATCAGCGAGCAGTTCGTCGACGTCGGCGTGGCGGGCGAGGAGGACGCCGAGGAGCTGGTCTCCGTCGGCGACCCGGTGACGTTCTCCTCGGGGATCCAGGAGCTGGCGAACGGCCGGATCGCGGCCCGCGGCGTGGACAACCGCGCCGGGACGTGGGTCGCCGCCGAGACGCTGCGCCGGGCGGCGAACGCCGGCGCCGACGCGACCGTCTACGCCGTCTCGACGGTGCAGGAGGAGGTCGGCCTGAAGGGCGCCCGCATGATCGGCTTCGACGTCGATCCGGACGCGTACGTCGCGGTCGACGTGACCCACGCGACCGACAACCCCGACGTGGCCGGCAGCGCGCGCGGCCCGGTCGAACTCGGCGAGGGGCCAGTCGTGGGGCGGGGGAGCGCGAACCACCCGACCCTCGTGGAGTTGGCCCGTGAGTCGGGGGACGCCGACGGCGTCGACCACCAACTGCAGGCTGCAGGGAGCCGGACGGGGACCGACGCCGACGGCGTGTTCACGCAGAAAAGCGGTGTGCCGTCGCTGAACGTCGGGATCCCGAACCGCTACATGCACACGCCGGTGGAGGTAGTGGATCTCGCGGATCTGGACGCCGTGGCGGCGCTGTGTGCCGGGATGGCCGAGCGGGCCGGCGAGCACGCGCCGTTTTCGGTGGCGATCTGA
- a CDS encoding zinc-dependent metalloprotease produces the protein MDLFRSVDAVVSASGDGVVDWAAVSEAAKSGTDPGSLDVSAADREGYATDVRDARDRIREVGGVAFDVPETISLQNRHHWIDANVDTFRRLIEPMAEEFDQPLFPGASRVVNTGSMSFSLAFLARNVLGQYDPLLLAEAEGGPTHELYFVHPNIERTAEELNVDFPRFRRWIAFHEVTHAAEFGTAEWLPEYLESRMRETVTELSAGGVDREAFAELDAAMTAVEGYAELLMDRAFDEEYDDLRRKIDARRGGGGPVDQLIRRLLGLGLKRRQYERGADFFNAVADAEGLETAARVWDGPENLPTDEELDDPELWLARTA, from the coding sequence ATGGATCTCTTCCGCAGCGTCGACGCCGTGGTTTCGGCCTCCGGCGACGGCGTCGTCGACTGGGCGGCCGTCTCCGAGGCCGCCAAATCCGGGACCGACCCGGGCTCGCTCGACGTTTCGGCGGCCGACCGCGAGGGGTACGCGACCGACGTCCGCGACGCCCGCGACCGGATCCGCGAGGTCGGCGGCGTCGCGTTCGACGTGCCCGAGACGATCTCGCTCCAGAACCGCCACCACTGGATCGACGCCAACGTCGACACGTTCCGCCGCCTGATCGAACCGATGGCCGAGGAGTTCGACCAGCCGCTGTTCCCCGGCGCCTCCCGCGTGGTCAACACCGGTTCGATGTCGTTCTCGCTTGCCTTCCTCGCGCGGAACGTGCTCGGGCAGTACGACCCGCTCCTGCTCGCCGAAGCAGAGGGCGGTCCGACCCACGAACTCTACTTCGTCCACCCGAACATCGAGCGCACCGCCGAGGAGCTGAACGTCGACTTCCCGCGGTTCCGGCGCTGGATCGCGTTCCACGAGGTGACCCACGCCGCGGAGTTCGGTACCGCCGAGTGGCTGCCGGAGTACCTCGAATCGCGGATGCGCGAAACGGTCACGGAGCTCTCCGCCGGCGGGGTGGACCGCGAGGCGTTCGCCGAACTCGACGCCGCGATGACGGCGGTCGAGGGGTACGCGGAGCTGCTGATGGATCGCGCGTTCGACGAGGAGTACGACGATCTGCGCCGGAAGATCGACGCCCGACGCGGCGGCGGCGGACCCGTGGATCAGCTGATCCGCCGCCTGCTCGGGCTCGGGCTCAAACGCCGCCAGTACGAGCGCGGCGCCGACTTTTTCAACGCCGTCGCCGACGCGGAGGGGTTGGAGACGGCCGCGAGAGTGTGGGACGGCCCCGAGAACCTCCCGACCGACGAGGAGCTCGACGACCCGGAGCTCTGGCTCGCCCGGACCGCGTAG
- a CDS encoding aminoglycoside N(3)-acetyltransferase codes for MSEHAAVEAVDDPVTVDRIAAGLRELGVESDDTLLVHSALSELGWVAGGPQAVVDALQRVLTEDGTLVMPTHSTQYSDPSVWTNPAVPDDWVDQIRDSMPPFRPAVTPTRGMGAVAECFRDDPDAVRSRHPLYSFAAWGSDAEAIVADHSFENAMGENSPLAEVYERDGSVLMLGIDHETNTSLHLAEYRSGVDLGEVTETAPVLSDDERTMVEWTDIEHDSDDFPEVGAAFEREHPDAVVAGDVGAATAKLVDQPALVDFGAEWLATNR; via the coding sequence ATGAGCGAACACGCCGCCGTCGAAGCGGTCGACGACCCCGTCACCGTCGATCGAATCGCCGCCGGCCTCCGCGAACTCGGGGTCGAGTCGGACGACACCCTCCTCGTCCACAGCGCGCTCTCGGAACTCGGCTGGGTCGCCGGCGGGCCACAGGCCGTCGTCGACGCGCTCCAGCGCGTGCTGACGGAGGACGGCACACTCGTCATGCCGACGCACTCGACGCAGTACAGCGATCCGTCGGTCTGGACGAACCCCGCAGTTCCGGACGATTGGGTCGATCAGATCCGCGACTCGATGCCGCCGTTCCGGCCCGCGGTGACGCCGACCCGGGGGATGGGCGCGGTCGCGGAGTGTTTCCGGGACGACCCCGACGCCGTGCGGAGCCGGCACCCACTCTACTCCTTCGCGGCGTGGGGCAGCGACGCCGAGGCGATCGTCGCGGACCACAGCTTCGAGAACGCGATGGGCGAGAACTCACCGCTCGCGGAGGTGTACGAGCGCGACGGCTCGGTGCTCATGCTCGGGATCGACCACGAAACGAACACCTCGCTCCACCTCGCGGAGTACCGCAGCGGCGTCGACCTCGGGGAGGTCACCGAGACCGCACCCGTTCTCAGCGACGACGAGCGAACGATGGTCGAGTGGACCGACATCGAACACGACAGCGACGACTTCCCCGAGGTCGGCGCGGCGTTCGAGCGCGAGCATCCGGACGCGGTGGTCGCGGGCGACGTCGGGGCGGCGACGGCGAAACTGGTCGATCAGCCGGCGCTGGTGGATTTCGGCGCCGAGTGGCTCGCTACCAACCGCTGA
- a CDS encoding type II toxin-antitoxin system HicA family toxin has translation MVRRNFPSRDIVKVLTDHNYSLVGREGSHVRLCWDPPEGHSTEGRLVSVPVGHEVGGDTLRNIADQCGAEDFDAFCAWIDRNR, from the coding sequence GTGGTCCGGAGGAATTTCCCCAGCCGCGACATCGTCAAAGTCCTCACCGACCACAACTACAGCCTGGTCGGACGCGAGGGGAGCCACGTTCGGCTGTGCTGGGACCCGCCAGAAGGACACAGCACCGAGGGACGGCTCGTCTCCGTCCCGGTCGGTCACGAGGTGGGTGGAGATACACTCCGGAACATCGCCGACCAGTGCGGTGCCGAAGATTTCGACGCCTTCTGTGCGTGGATCGACCGGAACCGGTGA
- a CDS encoding type II toxin-antitoxin system HicB family antitoxin — protein MSTDTPNDGSATDDPASRNISLSWNEDAENWSAVDEDLGVASVGDTREEALAMLDEAVALHTGEAGQSIDSWEEEKEVLEDLGIDPDEVKEARDSDTELPDFMR, from the coding sequence GTGAGCACCGACACGCCGAACGACGGCTCGGCGACCGACGACCCAGCGTCCCGTAACATCTCGCTGTCGTGGAACGAGGACGCCGAGAACTGGTCGGCCGTCGACGAAGATCTGGGGGTCGCTTCCGTCGGCGACACGCGTGAGGAGGCGTTGGCGATGCTCGACGAAGCGGTAGCCCTCCACACTGGTGAAGCAGGCCAGTCCATCGACTCCTGGGAGGAGGAAAAGGAGGTGCTGGAAGATCTCGGAATCGACCCGGACGAGGTCAAGGAAGCCCGGGATAGCGACACCGAGCTCCCTGATTTCATGCGGTAA